The genomic window TTCAGTCTACGCAAAAATTTTCCCAAATCGATCAAGTTTAGATAATTATATGATGGGGTTAAGAAATAACCTCCCAAAACATGGTTCTATTCGGGCTATGGCTGTGACTGAAAAACAATACAGCAATATGTTTTTGCTTGTTGGTGATAAAACCCTTACTGAAAAAGCTATTACCGAAGATCCGATGGTGATTTTATGAAGGAATGGCACATTAAAGACTCTGTACGAGTAACTTCATTCTTAGTTGATAAAGTGACTATTTTAAAAGGTGAGCAAAAAGAATGGTGTCAATTAGTTGAATATTTTAGCGATTACTTCAGCTATAAAGGTATACAAATAAACCTTTTTGAAAACCAAACATTGATTCCAAGAAGAGACTTTCTATTCCAAATTCTTTCTCCAAATGATCCAACAAAATTTATTAGTTTAGAGAAAGCTTTAATTCGACAAGAAAAAGAATTTTTGACTAATCTTGAGTTTTCTCCATTTTATAAACAATTAGTTGAAAGCTGGGAAGAATTGATTGAAGAAGTTGATTTTTTAAATACTCAACAAAAAACAAACACAACTCACTACACTTTGTTGCCTTTCGATAAAAAATGGATTCAAACTAGCTTATCTTTTTCAAAAAAAAATTCTGCTCAACTATCTCATTATGAAAAATTAATTCTTCAAATTAATGTATTAGAAGAATCAATAAGTGATAAAAAATTAATTATCTATATACAATTTCCTGAAGTGGTGCTTTCAGATAAGGAATTAGAACATTTTATTTATTACCTTCAACAGTCTCCTAATGGGATTCTCTATTTTATTCAAACAGAAAATCCTTCTCTTTTTCCTACCAATATTGTTTACAAAGAAAAAATAAGAAATAAAACTATTTGTTATGCTGTTAAAGATCAATTAATCTCAAAAATTCCTTCTAGTTGGTCTGAAGAAACATTTCAACATGCTTGTAATTGGTATATGATACTTGTGGATAAGTACGCGCAAGAAACCGTTCTTTTATCTTTAAAAACTGTGGATAACTTATCTATTTTTATCTATGTTTACTCACTTTTTATTCTTACCAATACTCCTGTAATAGTTGATCTAACTGCAGTTACAGCCAATATAAAAAAATATTTTGAAAATTTAATACAAGATAAGGTATAATTAAATTGGTATTTTGGTACTCTCGCATCTTTTGGTATTTTGGTACAGATAAGGACTCTTTGATAACTAGTGTTTCCACCATTGATTTTGGTACTCTCGCATCTTTTGGTATAAGGAAACCAGTAACTAATGCCACGACCACCATAATCCATTTTGGTACTCTCGCATCTTTTGGTATAAGGAAACTTATTTGTTTTACTATTCTACACTTACATCATTTTGGTACTCTCGCATCTTTTGGTATAAGGAAACAGTAGATGAAGTCAAAATGCTTCAAAAGGAATTTTGGTACTCTCGCATCTTTTGGTATAAGGAAACCTCACCTGTTTCGGATTGTAGCAACTTATTATTTTGGTACTCTCGCATCTTTTGGTATAAGGAAACAAGATTGATTTACAAAAAACAACTAGTCACATTTTGGTACTCTCGCATCTTTTGGTATAAGGAAACCGTTTTCAATATCAAATGGTAGTCGGTAACATTTTGGTACTCTCGCATCTTTTGGTATAAGGAAACTTGCTAGTGCAGGTAAACGTATACTAAGTGATTTTGGTACTCTCGCATCTTTTGGTATAAGGAAACTCATCGTGAGTCATCAATTCTTGTACTGCTATTTTGGTACTCTCGCATCTTTTGGTATAAGGAAACTCCTCTTGAAGTAATTCAATATGGTGACCCATTTTGGTACTCTCGCATCTTTTGGTATAAGGAAACTAGCTAAAGCGCCACTAAACGGTATGATTGATTTTGGTACTCTCGCATCTTTTGGTATAAGGAAACCATATTTATCTCTTAGCTTTTTAGCTGATAATTTTGGTACTCTCGCATCTTTTGGTATAAGGAAACACGTGTCTGCTTAATGCGTCACTTGTATCTATTTTGGTACTCTCGCATCTTTTGGTATAAGGAAACTTATGGTGGCGTTTCTAAACGGAATAACTTATTTTGGTACTCTCGCATCTTTTGGTATAAGGAAACGGTTCACCTTCTTCATTCCTGTCAAGTACCATTTTGGTACTCTCGCATCTTTTGGTATAAGGAAACCGAACATGGAGCTAGGCAGTTTCAAAAATTATTTTGGTACTCTCGCATCTTTTGGTATAAGGAAACTTTCTACTTATGCTATCTCAAAAGCAACTGATTTTGGTACTCTCGCATCTTTTGGTATAAGGAAACCAAACCCAAAGTACTTATACTACAATAATGATTTTGGTACTCTCGCATCTTTTGGTATAAGGAAACCTCTATATGTTTTAATATCATATTCCATGTATTTTGGTACTCTCGCATCTTTTGGTATAAGGAAACCGGTATGCCATTCCGTCAAAATATTTAATCTATTTTGGTACTCTCGCATCTTTTGGTATAAGGAAACCATTGGTTCCATAGGTAGGTTTTCTGGACCATTTTGGTACTCTCGCATCTTTTGGTATAAGGAAACAAGCTCATTCAATTATTTTGAGAAAAGACGATTTTGGTACTCTCGCATCTTTTGGTATAAGGAAACTAATTCTGGTATAAAAATAGATACTATGTCATTTTGGTACTCTCGCATCTTTTGGTATAAGGAAACGGTCAAAAGATAAAACAGTAACAGCATCCTATTTTGGTACTCTCGCATCTTTTGGTATAAGGAAACTAGCAAAAAGAAAACCTAAAGTCACTCCTTTATTTTGGTACTCTCGCATCTTTTGGTATAAGGAAACAATTATAGTCTCACTTGGTATACAAGAGGAATTTTGGTACTCTCGCATCTTTTGGTATAAGGAAACCAGTGTACGGTCAACTGTTAACCATGAACCATTTTGGTACTCTCGCATCTTTTGGTATAAGGAAACGATGGTTGATTGTCTGTCATTCCAGCCCCTATTTTGGTACTCTCGCATCTTTTGGTATAAGGAAACTTTCGAGAAGAAACTAACAAATATTGAACGATTTTGGTACTCTCGCATCTTTTGGTATAAGGAAACTTTGCTGCAGGTTTAATGTATGCAGGAGTATTTTGGTACTCTCGCATCTTTTGGTATAAGGAAACAAAAAAGGATAGCGTTATCCACAAATAAAGATTTTGGTACTCTCGCATCTTTTGGTATAAGGAAACATCTAATGCGTCATAAGTTCCTTCAACTGTATTTTGGTACTCTCGCATCTTTTGGTATAAGGAAACAAGTATTTAACTTGTTTTCTTCAGGCTACTATTTTGGTACTCTCGCATCTTTTGGTATAAGGAAACCGTGTGGTTGTGATAGAAAATATTTACTTATAATTTTGGTACTCTCGCATCTTTTGGTATAAGGAAACTGGTTGTCAAAATGCCTAGAGGCAGATACGATTTTGGTACTCTCGCATCTTTTGGTATAAGGAAACGATTCAACAGCTCGATTTGAAGTTCAATAGATTTTGGTACTCTCGCATCTTTTGGTATAAGGAAACCCATGCCTACCCCGTTAGCCTCGGCGATGGATTTTGGTACTCTCGCATCTTTTGGTATAAGGAAACTAAGGTTGCACAAGATACAGGACAGTCAGTATTTTGGTACTCTCGCATCTTTTGGTATAAGGAAACTGTCATTGTACTGTTTAAAATGCCAAACAATTTTGGTACTCTCGCATCTTTTGGTATAAGGAAACTAATATAATATAGCTTTTCTTGTTCAGTTATTTTGGTACTCTCGCATCTTTTGGTATAAGGAAACCACCTTACATTCTTGATTGAGTTTAATTAGTATTTTGGTACTCTCGCATCTTTTGGTATAAGGAAACTTCTGAAGTTATATAATCAATTACTACATCATTTTGGTACTCTCGCATCTTTTGGTATAAGGAAACATCAATCATTTCTGATAATTTAAAAACATCATTTTGGTACTCTCGCATCTTTTGGTATAAGGAAACTTTAACATCAAACTTTTTTTTGTTTGTTCTATTTTGGTACTCTCGCATCTTTTGGTATAAGGAAACAATCTTTTCAATCTGTTTAGCTTTCAATGGATTTTGGTACTCTCGCATCTTTTGGTATAAGGAAACTCGGATTGACCATTGATTTATTTTTAAAGTATTTTGGTACTCTCGCATCTTTTGGTATAAGGAAACAATGATAGCATGTTTACTAGAGTTAACCTTATTTTGGTACTCTCGCATCTTTTGGTATAAGGAAACAGTTATCTTCATTGGTGATTTGTTAACTCTATTTTGGTACTCTCGCATCTTTTGGTATAAGGAAACCGATTTTAATATAGACCCGACACTCTCATATATTTTGGTACTCTCGCATCTTTTGGTATAAGGAAACAGTAGTCCGACTACTTTTGTTAACGGATCTAAATTTTGGTACTCTCGCATCTTTTGGTATAAGGAAACCTAAAGCAGTAGCAACGAGACCTATTACTCGATTTTGGTACTCTCGCATCTTTTGGTATAAGGAAACATAATCATAACGGATAAGGAGTGTTGATATATTTTGGTACTCTCGCATCTTTTGGTATAAGGAAACCTTTTCTGTTATCGTCATTGATTTCATATCCATTTTGGTACTCTCGCATCTTTTGGTATAAGGAAACCAAAAATACTATCCAATCATTTTACTGTATTATTTTGGTACTCTCGCATCTTTTGGTATAAGGAAACATTTTTACAACAGGTTTAGCGTTTAAATGTATTTTGGTACTCTCGCATCTTTTGGTATAAGGAAACCTTAGGTATAGGCAAAACAGCATAAGTGTGATTTTGGTACTCTCGCATCTTTTGGTATAAGGAAACCTCTTTCTTTGTAAGTTTTATCAAGCCCGTATTTTGGTACTCTCGCATCTTTTGGTATAAGGAAACAGTATGAGAATACTCTTTTCTGCTGTTGATATTTTGGTACTCTCGCATCTTTTGGTATAAGGAAACATCTTTGCAACTTAACATCTTCAGCCAATGATTTTGGTACTCTCGCATCTTTTGGTATAAGGAAACAGCTGATGTTCTAGGCTTATCTATACAGGCATTTTGGTACTCTCGCATCTTTTGGTATAAGGAAACATATTCGAGAAGGCATTGTTTTACTATAAGATTTTGGTACTCTCGCATCTTTTGGTATAAGGAAACATATTCGAGAAGGCATTGTTTTACTATAAGATTTTGGTACTCTCGCATCTTTTGGTATAAGGAAACAGAAGAAGTTATATTCATGGCAATGGGTGGATTTTGGTACTCTCGCATCTTTTGGTATAAGGAAACTCATTCATGTCTTCATTTTTGTTGTATTGCATTTTGGTACTCTCGCATCTTTTGGTATAAGGAAACCTTAATGGAGGCTTTTGGTTATCCTAATACATTTTGGTACTCTCGCATCTTTTGGTATAAGGAAACGTTTCTAGGTGGTCTAAATCATCTAGTGTAATTTTGGTACTCTCGCATCTTTTGGTATAAGGAAACCAATTAAATTGAGTTGCCTTTGTATATGTTATTTTGGTACTCTCGCATCTTTTGGTATAAGGAAACTTGATAGTCTCAACTCCGAAGATCTTAGGTATTTTGGTACTCTCGCATCTTTTGGTATAAGGAAACTCATTGTCTCCTTGTCTAATACTGTAAAAGATTTTGGTACTCTCGCATCTTTTGGTATAAGGAAACACCTTTTAAATCAGTTTGAGACTTAGCATTATTTTGGTACTCTCGCATCTTTTGGTATAAGGAAACTATACTTATTTTTTTCTTCTTCGTAGTTCGATTTTGGTACTCTCGCATCTTTTGGTATAAGGAAACACGATGATAAACATTTTTTTGTTTCCACCAATTTTGGTACTCTCGCATCTTTTGGTATAAGGAAACTAAAGGTAAATAAGGCGAAAGGTGATACGTATTTTGGTACTCTCGCATCTTTTGGTATAAGGAAACTCTGTTTAATAGCATTAACAAAAGTGGCGTATTTTGGTACTCTCGCATCTTTTGGTATAAGGAAACATCTTAAAACAATGCCTAAACCCACCCTTAATTTTGGTACTCTCGCATCTTTTGGTATAAGGAAACAATAAAGGAATGAAGATGGAACTTAGCGTAATTTTGGTACTCTCGCATCTTTTGGTATAAGGAAACACATCTTCAAATTGTGCTTTTGATAACGTGG from Carnobacterium iners includes these protein-coding regions:
- the cas2 gene encoding CRISPR-associated endonuclease Cas2, encoding MASPYRIMRLVLFFDLPMNTKSERRTYSRFRKYLINNGFTMVQFSVYAKIFPNRSSLDNYMMGLRNNLPKHGSIRAMAVTEKQYSNMFLLVGDKTLTEKAITEDPMVIL